The stretch of DNA tccaaaaaatgtactttcaagcACAGTTTTACTGTTCCCCCTCTGCACTGAGGGTTACCTAACTTCAGTCTGGTCACTGTACTACTTTGTTATCTCTCCCACTCTGCCCTTATCAGTGCATGCTGCTCATCTGTGAGCAGTCTGTGCAGCGTGAAATGGGCTGGATCTGCCTTGATTTGAGACACCTGTGGTTAATGATTGCCGCGCTGCAGCAGTTTGAGAGTATAAAACAGGCAAATGCCACTTTGGTCTTTACCTTCGCTGTCTGCCAGACTGCCACCATGTCATTCTCTGGAAAGTACCAGCTTGAGTCTCAGGAGAACTTTGAGCCATTCATGAAGGCAATTGGTGAGATATATGGCTTGtgtgcttcatttatttattgtggttGAATAGAAAATGCTGTAATATTTCTCACCGTAAACACTTGCAACTCATTCTTgcattaaagttaaaatgtccCTGTGTTCGTTAGGTCTCCCTGATGAGCTCATCCAGAAAGGCAAAGATATCAAGAGCATCTCGGAGATTGAGGAGACCGGTGACCACTTCAAGGTGACCGTCACAACTGGCACTAAGGTCCTGGTTAACTCTTTCACCATTGGACAGGAAGCTGATCTGGAGACTCTCACCGGAGAGAAGGTCAAGGTAGGCCAACTTTAGTGATGCGAGACGCCAGGCATGTGATCACAATCTTAAAATAAACGGCACAAATCCCTCGCACACTGAACCAGAACTGCCTGAGATGAACCCTGATTTTGAATTctaatttttgtgtgtgtgcagtcggTGGTACATCGTGAGGGCAACAAGCTGAAGGTCTCCCTGAAGGGAATTGACTCTGTCACAGAACTGATAGATGGACACACAATTGTTAATGTGAGTAGACAAACTGAGAGATTTGATTCTGTGGTTTGTCATGACCAGTTTATAACttaaatttctttttattttctctccagaCGATGACTCTTGGTAACATTGTATACAAGAGGACGAGCAAACGACTGTAAAGATCTGCCCtggggataataaaaaaagttaaaagcaTCTGTCTTTGGGTTTTCTTGACTAAATTGATTGACTCTAGTTGAGGCTGgaaaagcaatttttttttttaattcatttttcccCTACTGCCtttttgtgtgttatgtgtctctaatgtcttaCAGAAGCAGGAATGGCAACTGACCTTGCTGATTAGGTAGACGGCCAGCATGCCATGGTATAAAGTCTCAGAACAGTTTATCTAAAATGCACTTCTGCCATGAGAAGTCTTGGGATGAAAGGGTGCAGCCTTTAGAAAGTGAGAAACTACTTCCAACTGCTTCATAAATTGCCAATAGTAATGGCCACGCGACTCTAAAATCACACTCTGCTTTTTGTAC from Solea solea chromosome 8, fSolSol10.1, whole genome shotgun sequence encodes:
- the LOC131464224 gene encoding fatty acid-binding protein, liver-type-like, with amino-acid sequence MSFSGKYQLESQENFEPFMKAIGLPDELIQKGKDIKSISEIEETGDHFKVTVTTGTKVLVNSFTIGQEADLETLTGEKVKSVVHREGNKLKVSLKGIDSVTELIDGHTIVNTMTLGNIVYKRTSKRL